ATAAGTCCTGTCGAGTCCGTTCTTAAGCAAAATCGGTTCAGTTATAACATCATGAATCCGCCTGGAACCTTCCGACAGGATCAAAACATCATGGCCCTGCTTTTTTAATTCAATTATCTCATTCAGGATAAAGGTTATCAGCTTGTCGCAGATATACAGTATTTTCATTTCAGATTCTGATCCAGCCTGATCTCGCTGTTAATCAAGCTTTCACTGTATAGCTTCAGCTACAAGACCTCTCATCTCCAGCCGGTTGATCTTCGACTTGAGCGTTTCCATCTCTTTCCTCTGCTTTTCAATTGTCTTCTGCTGTTCCTTAACAGCCTCGATAAGAAGAGGGATCATCTCGGTATAGACAACACTCTTTTCTCCAGATGCGCCTTCCTT
This region of Nitrospirota bacterium genomic DNA includes:
- a CDS encoding tail fiber domain-containing protein, producing NKIMKLNGVSYAYRTEEYAEKRFEEGKHYGVIAQEVERVIPEIVKEGASGEKSVVYTEMIPLLIEAVKEQQKTIEKQRKEMETLKSKINRLEMRGLVAEAIQ